Proteins found in one Chlamydia pneumoniae TW-183 genomic segment:
- a CDS encoding CT620/CT621 family type III secretion system effector → MSTFSIQNRLRTISGESTRIIKLDHKYSGFDPRSVPAINLEELNSGIYALRHLMNALQSENTNVAALLNPNNTIFPTTSWTDYKHSRPQASSPRAPSSQTPTDIVSAAALALVLVIDGGLAELVASVTEIDLGALSTISTVRQLMASYLGLTTLTAEQEKVVFSSSYVPSEKNLLEHVKQEKAAEIQAKQEEIKAVLEAKGVSTEEIEAILKEYPDIYAADFFKEFIEEPLHTYRAKVGAPIQEMNENAIQLLPTPPAITPDNVNEVNGMNTLSTILQAIDDAIKQAPALGGDQEIITILQTLVPLVDKTTFTKAEFDLIYTATQLPNTASLKLYLTDRQIAEYRGKITKVYQNSIQNLSETKRVVENNRSMLETQLSMFQQAQNCFVTWISQANALNIAITNKYISAVLTTSMEMYGGLLCLSYMYERLADDEKAIFDKSVNEYLPIHIVVGGSWVNGWIAKMAAYQELAEYSLGTAVTSQDQIKAYLQTRGNEFKATRHFFHNIGDQMYQFANETVFGNCLTTANGAIQPDLGGFIREAMTNVGTVEADYVSNAQRILNEFNTAATAHVLQLQLQIAELQKKADDLDPGKASFTENRKFAVAAWITSESLGDALISMILNSQLPKQEAFLKPLIEEINFNNLAANALNSLLQITNEFSTTSVYYSLSSYLVQSKTGQNLFAGDYYETLLAAAREREYIYRDTARCKQAINLVNGLLQKINSLPGATSAQKQEMLNATTYYQYSLSVTLNQLTVLESLLAGLKMTLQTTSNNKYDKSVFKIESFDDWIPTLAALESFLTSGFPNISATGGLGPLFTQVQSDQQTYTSQGQTQQLNLQNQMTTIQQEWTLVSTSMQVLNGILSQLAGAIYSN, encoded by the coding sequence ATGTCTACCTTTTCTATCCAAAATCGACTAAGAACCATTTCAGGTGAAAGTACTCGAATCATCAAGCTGGACCATAAGTACTCTGGTTTTGATCCCAGATCAGTGCCTGCGATAAATTTAGAAGAGTTAAATTCAGGGATTTATGCTCTAAGGCATTTAATGAACGCCCTGCAATCAGAAAATACCAATGTTGCTGCTTTATTAAACCCAAACAATACGATCTTCCCCACAACATCTTGGACAGATTACAAGCATTCGCGTCCGCAAGCTAGCTCTCCAAGAGCACCCTCATCACAAACTCCCACAGATATCGTATCAGCAGCAGCTCTTGCTTTAGTTCTTGTTATTGACGGAGGTCTAGCGGAATTAGTGGCCTCCGTTACAGAAATTGATCTCGGAGCTTTATCCACTATATCCACAGTTCGTCAGTTAATGGCGAGCTACCTCGGTTTGACAACTCTAACAGCTGAACAAGAAAAGGTTGTATTTTCCAGCTCCTATGTTCCTTCAGAAAAAAATCTCCTTGAACATGTAAAACAAGAAAAAGCTGCTGAAATCCAAGCTAAGCAAGAAGAAATAAAAGCAGTATTAGAAGCTAAAGGAGTCTCTACTGAAGAGATCGAAGCGATACTTAAGGAATATCCTGATATCTATGCAGCAGATTTCTTCAAAGAGTTTATAGAAGAGCCTTTACATACATATCGTGCAAAAGTCGGTGCACCGATCCAAGAGATGAATGAGAACGCGATTCAGCTGCTTCCTACACCTCCTGCGATCACTCCTGACAATGTCAATGAAGTCAACGGAATGAACACCCTCAGCACTATTTTACAAGCTATAGATGATGCTATTAAACAAGCTCCTGCACTTGGTGGGGATCAGGAAATCATTACTATACTACAAACTTTGGTTCCCCTAGTCGATAAGACCACGTTTACAAAAGCTGAATTCGATCTTATTTACACAGCAACACAACTTCCTAATACAGCATCTTTAAAACTCTACCTTACGGATAGACAAATTGCTGAGTATCGAGGGAAAATCACGAAAGTATATCAAAATTCTATCCAAAATCTCTCTGAGACAAAACGTGTAGTTGAAAACAACCGAAGCATGCTAGAAACACAACTCTCCATGTTCCAACAAGCACAAAATTGCTTTGTTACTTGGATTAGTCAAGCCAATGCACTTAACATAGCCATCACTAATAAATATATTTCTGCTGTACTTACGACTTCTATGGAGATGTACGGAGGTCTCCTTTGCCTTTCTTATATGTACGAAAGGTTAGCCGATGATGAAAAAGCAATTTTTGACAAAAGTGTGAATGAGTATTTACCGATTCACATCGTTGTTGGTGGTTCATGGGTAAATGGCTGGATAGCAAAAATGGCAGCCTATCAAGAACTCGCGGAATACTCTTTAGGAACCGCAGTTACAAGTCAAGATCAAATCAAAGCTTATTTACAAACACGAGGGAATGAGTTTAAAGCTACGCGTCATTTTTTCCATAATATTGGGGATCAAATGTACCAATTTGCTAATGAGACTGTCTTTGGAAATTGTCTTACAACAGCAAATGGTGCGATACAGCCCGATTTAGGTGGTTTTATCAGAGAAGCAATGACGAATGTTGGAACTGTTGAAGCCGATTATGTAAGCAATGCTCAGAGGATCCTAAATGAATTTAATACGGCTGCAACTGCGCATGTTTTACAATTACAATTACAAATAGCTGAGTTACAAAAGAAAGCAGATGACTTAGACCCAGGAAAAGCCTCTTTCACTGAGAACCGTAAATTTGCTGTTGCTGCTTGGATCACATCGGAGAGCTTAGGAGATGCTTTAATTTCTATGATTTTAAACTCTCAGCTACCAAAGCAAGAGGCTTTTTTAAAACCTTTGATCGAAGAAATTAACTTCAATAACCTCGCAGCGAATGCCTTAAACAGCTTGCTACAGATTACCAATGAATTTTCTACGACTTCTGTCTACTATAGCCTCTCTTCCTATTTAGTTCAGAGTAAAACTGGACAAAACCTGTTTGCTGGTGATTACTATGAAACACTTCTAGCTGCAGCTAGAGAACGGGAGTATATTTATCGCGACACTGCGAGATGTAAACAAGCGATTAATCTAGTCAATGGACTTCTCCAAAAAATTAACTCTCTTCCAGGGGCTACCTCAGCACAAAAACAAGAAATGCTTAACGCAACTACCTATTATCAATACAGCTTATCAGTCACTTTAAACCAACTTACTGTATTAGAATCTTTACTCGCGGGTCTCAAAATGACTCTTCAGACAACTAGTAATAACAAATACGACAAAAGTGTGTTTAAAATTGAAAGTTTTGATGACTGGATTCCAACTCTAGCTGCTTTGGAAAGTTTTCTAACTAGTGGATTCCCTAATATCAGTGCGACAGGAGGCCTAGGTCCTTTATTTACCCAGGTGCAATCCGATCAGCAAACGTATACTTCTCAAGGCCAGACACAGCAGTTGAACCTACAAAACCAAATGACCACTATCCAACAGGAGTGGACATTAGTTTCCACATCCATGCAAGTATTAAACGGTATTTTATCACAGCTTGCTGGTGCCATCTATTCCAACTAA
- a CDS encoding lipid II flippase MurJ — MSRKDNEVSLARSIFNILSGTFCSRITGIFREIAMATYFGADPIVAAFWLGFRTVFFLRKILGGLILEQAFIPHFEFLRAQSLDRAAFFFRRFSRLIKGSTIIFTLLIEAVLWVVLQYVEEGTYDMILLTMILLPCGIFLMMYNVNGALLHCENKFFGVGLAPVVVNIIWIFFVIAARHSDPRERIIGLSVALVIGFFFEWLITVPGVWKFLLEAKSPPQEHDSVRALLAPLSLGILTSSIFQLNLLSDICLARYVHEIGPLYLMYSLKIYQLPIHLFGFGVFTVLLPAISRCVQREDHERGLKLMKFVLTLTMSVMIIMTAGLLLLALPGVRVLYEHGLFPQSAVYAIVRVLRGYGASIIPMALAPLVSVLFYAQRQYAVPLFIGIGTALANIVLSLVLGRWVLKDVSGISYATSITAWVQLYFLWYYSSKRLPMYSKLLWESIRRSIKVMGTTMLACMITLGLNILTQTTYVIFLNPLTPLAWPLSSITAQAIAFLSESCIFLAFLFGFAKLLRVEDLINLASFEYWRGQRGLLQRQHVMQDTQN, encoded by the coding sequence ATGAGCAGAAAAGACAATGAGGTTTCCTTAGCTCGTTCAATTTTTAATATATTATCCGGAACTTTCTGTAGTCGTATTACAGGGATATTTCGAGAAATTGCAATGGCAACCTATTTTGGAGCTGATCCAATTGTAGCTGCTTTCTGGTTAGGTTTCCGTACTGTTTTTTTCTTAAGAAAAATTTTAGGAGGGCTCATTCTAGAACAAGCCTTCATCCCTCATTTTGAATTTCTCCGTGCTCAAAGTCTCGATCGTGCGGCGTTTTTTTTCCGACGCTTTTCTAGATTGATTAAAGGCAGCACTATTATATTCACTCTGCTTATTGAAGCAGTATTGTGGGTAGTTCTTCAATACGTTGAAGAGGGGACTTACGATATGATTCTCCTTACTATGATACTCTTGCCCTGTGGCATTTTCTTAATGATGTACAATGTAAACGGCGCTTTGCTTCACTGTGAAAATAAGTTTTTCGGGGTGGGATTAGCTCCCGTAGTTGTAAATATCATTTGGATTTTCTTTGTTATAGCGGCTCGTCATTCAGATCCTAGAGAGCGTATTATCGGTTTATCCGTGGCTCTAGTTATCGGGTTTTTCTTCGAATGGTTAATCACGGTTCCTGGAGTATGGAAATTTCTATTAGAAGCGAAGAGCCCACCTCAAGAACACGATAGTGTTCGAGCTTTATTAGCTCCCTTATCTTTGGGTATTTTAACTTCAAGCATCTTCCAGCTGAACCTTCTTTCTGATATCTGCTTGGCTCGCTATGTACATGAAATAGGCCCTCTATATCTTATGTACTCCTTAAAGATTTATCAGCTCCCCATACATCTCTTTGGCTTTGGTGTGTTTACCGTTCTCCTCCCAGCAATTTCTCGTTGTGTACAGCGAGAAGATCATGAGAGGGGATTGAAACTTATGAAGTTCGTTCTCACCCTAACCATGTCCGTAATGATCATTATGACAGCAGGGCTATTGCTCTTAGCTTTACCTGGAGTCCGTGTCCTTTATGAACACGGACTTTTCCCTCAGAGTGCTGTCTACGCTATTGTTCGTGTATTGCGAGGTTATGGTGCCAGTATTATCCCTATGGCCTTGGCTCCTTTAGTCTCTGTTCTTTTTTATGCACAGCGGCAGTATGCTGTTCCGCTCTTTATAGGAATCGGTACGGCTTTGGCCAATATTGTTTTAAGCTTGGTTCTAGGTCGTTGGGTTTTAAAAGACGTCTCGGGCATTTCCTATGCTACATCCATAACTGCTTGGGTGCAGTTATATTTCCTCTGGTATTATTCTTCGAAAAGACTCCCTATGTACTCTAAGTTACTTTGGGAGAGCATCCGGCGTTCCATAAAAGTTATGGGAACCACTATGCTTGCTTGTATGATTACTCTAGGCTTAAATATCCTTACGCAAACTACATATGTAATTTTCTTAAACCCCCTCACACCACTTGCTTGGCCCTTATCCTCCATAACGGCTCAAGCAATTGCTTTTTTATCTGAGAGCTGCATTTTCTTGGCTTTTTTGTTTGGTTTTGCAAAACTGCTTCGAGTAGAAGATCTTATTAATTTGGCTTCTTTTGAATACTGGCGTGGGCAACGGGGTCTTTTGCAAAGACAACACGTGATGCAAGACACTCAAAATTAA
- a CDS encoding deoxyribonuclease IV, translated as MKVLPPPSIPLLGAHTSTAGGLKNAIYEGRDIGASTVQIFTANQRQWQRRALKEEVIEDFKAALKETDLSYIMSHAGYLINPGAPDPVILEKSRIGIYQEILDCITLGISFVNFHPGAALKSSKEDCMNKIVSSFSQSAPLFDSSPPLVVLLETTAGQGTLIGSNFEELGYLVQNLKNQIPIGVCVDTCHIFAAGYDITSPQGWEDVLNEFDEYVGLSYLRAFHLNDSMFPLGANKDRHAPLGEGYIGKESFKFLMTDERTRKIPKYLETPGGPENWQKEIGELLKFSKNRDS; from the coding sequence ATGAAAGTACTTCCTCCTCCCTCCATTCCCTTACTAGGGGCTCACACTTCAACTGCTGGTGGACTCAAAAATGCGATTTATGAAGGCCGGGATATAGGGGCTTCTACAGTTCAGATTTTTACAGCAAACCAAAGGCAGTGGCAAAGACGGGCTCTAAAAGAAGAAGTGATTGAAGATTTCAAAGCAGCGCTCAAAGAAACTGACCTTTCTTATATTATGAGTCATGCAGGATATCTGATTAATCCAGGAGCCCCTGATCCGGTAATTTTAGAAAAAAGTCGGATTGGCATTTATCAAGAAATTCTGGACTGCATCACTTTAGGCATTTCTTTTGTTAATTTTCACCCTGGAGCAGCTCTCAAAAGCTCTAAAGAAGACTGCATGAATAAAATTGTCAGCAGTTTTAGCCAATCGGCCCCTTTATTTGATAGTTCTCCTCCTCTTGTTGTTTTACTGGAAACCACAGCGGGTCAGGGAACGTTAATTGGGAGTAACTTTGAAGAATTGGGTTACCTCGTTCAGAATTTGAAAAATCAAATTCCCATTGGCGTGTGTGTAGATACTTGTCATATTTTTGCTGCGGGGTACGACATTACCTCTCCACAGGGGTGGGAAGATGTTCTTAATGAATTTGACGAGTATGTCGGTTTATCTTATCTACGAGCCTTTCATCTCAATGATTCTATGTTTCCATTAGGAGCGAACAAAGACCGCCATGCGCCCCTTGGAGAGGGCTATATAGGTAAGGAATCTTTTAAATTTTTAATGACAGATGAACGAACTAGAAAAATTCCTAAGTATTTAGAAACCCCTGGTGGGCCTGAAAATTGGCAAAAAGAAATTGGGGAACTTTTGAAGTTTTCAAAAAACAGAGATAGTTAG
- the rpsD gene encoding 30S ribosomal protein S4: MARYCGPKNRVARRFGANIFGRSRNPLLKKPHPPGQHGMQRKKKSDYGLQLEEKQKLKACYGMIMEKQLVKAFKEVIHKQGNVAQMFLERFECRLDNMVYRMGFAKTIFAAQQLVAHGHILVNGRRVDRRSFFLRPGMQISLKEKSKRLQSVKDALESKDESSLPSYISLDKTGFKGELLVSPEQDQIEAQLPLPINISVVCEFLSHRT; this comes from the coding sequence ATGGCTCGATATTGTGGCCCTAAAAATAGAGTGGCAAGGCGTTTTGGTGCGAACATCTTTGGCAGAAGCCGAAATCCTTTGTTAAAGAAGCCTCATCCTCCAGGTCAACATGGTATGCAGAGAAAGAAAAAGTCTGACTATGGGCTCCAACTGGAAGAGAAACAGAAGCTTAAAGCTTGCTACGGCATGATTATGGAAAAGCAGCTGGTTAAGGCTTTCAAAGAAGTTATACATAAGCAGGGAAATGTTGCTCAAATGTTCCTTGAAAGATTTGAGTGTCGTCTTGATAACATGGTATACCGTATGGGCTTTGCAAAAACAATTTTTGCTGCTCAGCAGCTTGTTGCTCACGGACATATCTTAGTTAATGGGCGAAGAGTCGATAGACGCTCTTTCTTTTTACGTCCTGGAATGCAGATTTCTCTAAAAGAAAAATCTAAACGACTTCAGTCTGTAAAAGATGCCCTAGAAAGCAAAGACGAAAGTTCTCTGCCTTCTTACATTTCTTTAGATAAGACAGGCTTTAAAGGGGAATTACTTGTATCTCCTGAGCAAGATCAAATCGAGGCTCAATTGCCTCTACCTATCAACATTTCTGTTGTTTGTGAGTTCCTATCTCATAGAACATAA
- a CDS encoding rhodanese-related sulfurtransferase has translation MEKKYYALAYYYITRVDNPHEEIALHKKFLEDLDVSCRIYISEQGINGQFSGYEPHAELYMQWLKERPNFSKIKFKIHHIKENIFPRITVKYRKELAALGCEVDLSKQAKHISPQEWHEKLQENRCLILDVRNNYEWKIGHFDNATLPDIQTFREFPEYAEKLAQECDPETTPVMMYCTGGIRCELYSPVLLEKGFKEVYQLDGGVIAYGQQVGTGKWLGKLFVFDDRLAIPIDESDPDVAPIAECCHCQTPSDAYYNCANTDCNALFLCCDECIHQHQGCCGEECSQSPRVRKFDSSRGNKPFRRAHLCEISENSESASCCLI, from the coding sequence ATGGAAAAAAAATATTATGCACTAGCCTATTATTATATTACTCGTGTGGATAATCCACATGAAGAAATCGCTTTACACAAAAAGTTCTTAGAAGACCTCGATGTCTCTTGTCGTATTTACATTTCAGAGCAGGGTATCAATGGACAATTCAGTGGTTATGAGCCCCATGCTGAGCTCTATATGCAATGGCTTAAAGAGCGTCCTAATTTTTCTAAGATTAAGTTTAAAATCCATCATATTAAGGAAAATATCTTTCCTAGGATCACAGTAAAGTATCGAAAAGAACTTGCTGCCTTAGGATGTGAGGTAGATCTTTCCAAACAGGCAAAGCACATTTCTCCTCAAGAATGGCACGAAAAACTCCAAGAAAATCGTTGCCTTATTCTAGATGTCCGAAATAACTATGAGTGGAAAATTGGTCACTTTGATAATGCGACTCTACCTGATATTCAAACTTTCAGAGAGTTTCCAGAGTATGCTGAGAAGCTTGCTCAAGAATGTGATCCCGAAACCACTCCCGTTATGATGTACTGTACGGGGGGAATTCGTTGTGAGCTTTACTCTCCAGTTTTATTAGAAAAAGGCTTTAAAGAAGTCTATCAACTTGATGGTGGTGTCATTGCTTATGGACAACAAGTAGGCACCGGCAAGTGGTTAGGAAAGCTCTTTGTTTTTGATGATCGCCTAGCTATTCCCATTGATGAGAGTGACCCTGATGTGGCCCCTATAGCAGAATGTTGTCATTGTCAAACTCCTAGTGACGCTTATTACAATTGTGCGAACACAGATTGCAATGCTCTATTTCTTTGCTGTGATGAATGTATTCATCAACATCAAGGATGTTGTGGTGAAGAGTGCTCTCAAAGCCCTAGAGTTCGTAAATTTGATAGTTCACGAGGAAATAAGCCTTTTCGACGTGCTCATTTGTGTGAGATCAGCGAAAACAGTGAATCAGCAAGTTGTTGTTTGATTTAA
- the udk gene encoding uridine kinase: MLMMLMMIIGITGGSGAGKTTLTQNIKEIFGEDVSVICQDNYYKDRSHYTPEERANLIWDHPDAFDNDLLISDIKRLKNNEIVQAPVFDFVLGNRSKTEIETIYPSKVILVEGILVFENQELRDLMDIRIFVDTDADERILRRMVRDVQEQGDSVDCIMSRYLSMVKPMHEKFIEPTRKYADIIVHGNYRQNVVTNILSQKIKNHLENALESDETYYMVNSK; encoded by the coding sequence ATGTTGATGATGCTTATGATGATTATTGGAATTACAGGAGGTTCTGGAGCTGGGAAAACCACCCTAACCCAAAACATTAAAGAAATTTTCGGTGAGGATGTGAGTGTTATCTGCCAAGATAATTATTACAAAGATAGATCTCATTATACTCCTGAAGAACGTGCCAATTTAATTTGGGATCATCCGGACGCCTTTGATAATGACTTATTAATTTCAGACATAAAACGTCTAAAAAATAATGAGATTGTCCAAGCCCCAGTTTTTGATTTTGTTTTAGGTAATCGATCTAAAACGGAGATAGAAACGATCTATCCATCTAAAGTTATTCTTGTTGAAGGTATTCTGGTCTTTGAAAATCAAGAACTTAGAGATCTTATGGATATTAGGATCTTTGTAGACACCGATGCTGATGAAAGGATACTACGCCGTATGGTTCGAGATGTTCAAGAACAAGGAGATAGCGTGGACTGCATCATGTCTCGTTATCTTTCTATGGTAAAGCCTATGCATGAGAAATTTATAGAGCCGACTCGGAAATATGCTGATATCATTGTACATGGAAATTACCGACAAAACGTAGTAACAAATATTTTGTCACAGAAAATTAAAAATCATTTAGAGAATGCCCTGGAAAGCGATGAGACGTATTATATGGTCAACTCTAAGTAA